The Helianthus annuus cultivar XRQ/B chromosome 16, HanXRQr2.0-SUNRISE, whole genome shotgun sequence genome includes a window with the following:
- the LOC110919866 gene encoding uncharacterized protein LOC110919866, whose amino-acid sequence MANSSKEAWNILHKSYKGENRVKTVRLQTLRCEFDALNMKDGESVEEYFNRITLLVNQLRTNEEKVSEQRIVENILRSMTRNFESVVIAVEETKNLEDVSTEELMGILQSHELRMKGYEDPPIEHAFQIQNASQDKFRQNRNSAGGRGSCRYKDQYLSSIRCYNCQKLGHTAKFCQKKDENESSDNMLIHREDEPEGKETDDSMFMIFNVEETVKDDYWYLDSGCSNHMTGNRDLFINLDESLKKEVRTGDDKKLEVLGSGEVMITIQGRSKKILNVFYVKGLRHNLLSVGQLIKRGYTVKFQKDKCIIKDASNETLGIIRMTNNKMFPLNPERDLTLAMTMTTKDTSIL is encoded by the coding sequence ATGGCCAATTCATCAAAGGAGGCTTGGAATATTCTGCACAAATCGTACAAAGGAGAAAATCGGGTAAAAACTGTAAGACTCCAAACTCTTAGATGTGAATTTGATGCGTTAAATATGAAAGATGGGGAATCTGTTGAGGAATATTTCAATAGAATAACCCTATTAGTGAATCAATTAAGGACGAATGAAGAAAAGGTCAGCGAACAACGAATTGTAGAAAATATTTTACGTAGTATGACTCGAAATTTTGAGTCTGTTGTAATCGCTGTAGAGGAAACTAAGAATCTAGAGGACGTTTCCACTGAAGAGTTGATGGGAATTCTGCAATCCCATGAGTTACGAATGAAAGGATATGAAGATCCTCCGATTGAACATGCATTCCAAATTCAAAATGCAAGTCAAGATAAGTTTCGACAAAATCGAAACAGTGCAGGAGGAAGAGGAAGTTGCAGATATAAAGATCAATATTTAAGTTCCATTAGATGCTATAATTGCCAAAAACTTGGTCACACCGCCAAGTTTTGCCAAAAGAAAGATGAGAATGAAAGTTCTGATAATATGTTGATTCACCGAGAAGATGAACCGGAAGGAAAGGAAACGGATGACTCAATGTTTATGATTTTCAATGTAGAAGAGACAGTTAAAGATGATTACTGGTATTTAGACAGTGGATGTAGCAATCACATGACAGGAAACAGAGACTTGTTCATAAACTTGGACGAGTCCTTAAAAAAGGAAGTGCGAACGGGTGATGACAAGAAGTTGGAAGTATTAGGCAGTGGAGAAGTCATGATTACAATACAGGGACGAAGCAAAAAGATACTAAACGTGTTTTACGTCAAAGGTTTAAGACACAATCTTCTGAGCGTGGGACAACTCATAAAAAGGGGTTACACGGTTAAGTTTCAAAAGGATAAATGCATCATAAAGGATGCTAGCAATGAAACCTTGGGTATCATAAGAATGACAAACAACAAGATGTTTCCTCTCAATCCTGAAAGAGATTTAACACTAGCAATGACCATGACAACAAAGGACACCTCTATACTCTAG